One Mesorhizobium loti genomic window carries:
- a CDS encoding peptidase C14 caspase catalytic subunit p20: MTFVETSGRNFLARMWLTAFVAALLCLAATALAFAETKSLKGVALIIGQSNYQHIAALPNPANDARDMAKMLTDLGFDARNVTDRDAAKLKRDLERFVEDAEGADVAFIYYSGHGIEAGGENYLVPVDADVSSLKDANSALVPISAVMDELKKTVPVTIVLLDACRTNPFPADAVVRRAPTASAEPIGAGGLEPVRGAKALANASAQDASLGTVVGFAAEPGRPALDGAAGENSPYAAALLRHLAAMKGTEFGSVMRMVTEEVYLDTKAKQRPWVNESLRRLLYFGVAPPEPTGDDGLITGERRQLLLTISDLPDPKRAQVELASLQDGVPLDALYGVLRALGTDKIPEDPTDLQKVLGAQAERLKKMLSERAALRTDDPEIKRLVASADKAIGQGAMVTARKFLDDAVGRVEQNSGAVDDAEELVRQKRIADAAIYAKRADAAALVFDYKSAANDYAKSFSLVEKWDDKLRWNYKNQEAEALNAYGYATGDLDALQHAIEAYHVILNFIPNGERNRDWAITRNNMAVVLQTIGERETETAHLEEAAQIFRDSLIVFEREKDDPNWAAAQNNLANVLLKIGERESDPKRLNEAVAAMRAALEKRPRDKLPLDWAASQNNLGLALYALSERETAGEHLKDAEAAYRLALEEYTREKTPVEWAMVENNLGNTLVTLGIQLNDKAKINEAADAFRAALKVRTRETFPVSWATSRLNLGNALSGAARFDMGTDTLEEAATAYDDALTVFTRQRFPMDWASAQNNLGSIYQTLGQRTRDAARLEQSVAAFQAARQVYVRRKFPLDWAMCYYNLGNTLQLLGGVTDKPEHYSEAVDAYGNALREYKRETNPRQWALAQAGLGSTLHWLSMSSADPKILRDSIAARRAALEVLTIETAPIDWANAQNGIGMSLLNLGNLERTGKYLDEAEAAFTATLKVFTRESQPLQWAFEQNNLGDIHWNRATYGGGKPEYLKAIEFFENAKQGFTEAGYTVPIPLTDQKIDLVKKQIAKK, from the coding sequence ATGACCTTTGTCGAAACCTCGGGACGCAATTTTCTAGCGCGGATGTGGCTGACGGCTTTCGTCGCCGCGCTGCTTTGTCTTGCCGCGACGGCGCTTGCTTTTGCCGAGACGAAGAGCCTCAAGGGCGTGGCGCTGATCATCGGCCAGTCGAATTACCAGCACATAGCCGCCCTGCCCAACCCGGCCAATGACGCCCGCGACATGGCCAAGATGCTGACCGACCTCGGCTTCGACGCCCGCAACGTCACCGATCGCGACGCCGCCAAGCTGAAGCGCGACCTCGAACGCTTCGTCGAGGATGCCGAGGGCGCCGATGTCGCCTTCATCTATTACTCCGGCCACGGCATCGAGGCCGGCGGCGAGAACTATCTGGTTCCGGTCGATGCCGATGTCTCGTCGCTGAAGGATGCCAACAGCGCGCTGGTGCCGATTTCCGCCGTCATGGATGAGTTGAAGAAGACCGTGCCGGTGACGATCGTGCTGCTCGATGCCTGCCGCACCAATCCGTTCCCGGCGGACGCCGTGGTGCGCCGGGCGCCGACCGCTTCCGCCGAGCCCATCGGCGCCGGCGGGCTGGAACCCGTGCGTGGCGCCAAGGCGCTCGCCAATGCGTCGGCGCAAGATGCGAGCCTCGGCACGGTGGTCGGCTTCGCCGCCGAGCCGGGCCGTCCGGCGCTGGATGGTGCGGCCGGCGAAAACAGTCCTTACGCGGCGGCTCTACTGCGCCATCTCGCCGCGATGAAAGGCACGGAGTTCGGATCCGTCATGCGCATGGTGACCGAGGAAGTCTATCTCGACACCAAGGCCAAGCAGCGCCCCTGGGTCAACGAAAGCCTGCGCCGCCTGCTCTATTTCGGCGTCGCGCCGCCGGAGCCGACAGGTGATGACGGGCTGATCACCGGCGAAAGGCGGCAGCTGCTCTTGACCATTTCCGACCTGCCCGATCCGAAGCGGGCGCAGGTGGAGTTGGCCTCGCTGCAGGACGGCGTGCCGCTCGATGCGCTCTATGGTGTGCTGAGGGCGCTCGGCACAGACAAGATCCCCGAGGACCCGACCGACCTGCAGAAGGTGCTTGGCGCCCAGGCCGAGCGCCTGAAGAAGATGTTGTCGGAACGCGCGGCACTGCGCACCGACGATCCGGAGATCAAGCGGCTGGTCGCGTCCGCCGACAAGGCCATCGGCCAGGGCGCCATGGTGACGGCGCGCAAATTCCTCGATGACGCGGTCGGCAGGGTCGAGCAAAACAGCGGCGCTGTCGACGACGCCGAGGAACTGGTCAGGCAGAAACGCATCGCCGACGCCGCGATCTATGCCAAACGCGCCGATGCCGCCGCATTGGTCTTCGACTACAAATCCGCCGCCAACGACTATGCCAAGTCCTTCTCGCTGGTCGAGAAATGGGACGACAAGCTGCGCTGGAACTACAAGAACCAGGAAGCCGAGGCGCTCAACGCCTACGGCTACGCCACCGGCGATCTCGATGCATTGCAGCACGCAATCGAAGCCTATCATGTCATCCTGAACTTCATTCCCAATGGCGAGCGGAATCGCGACTGGGCGATCACCCGCAACAACATGGCGGTGGTGCTGCAGACCATCGGCGAGCGCGAGACCGAGACCGCGCATCTCGAGGAAGCGGCACAGATCTTCCGCGATTCGCTTATCGTTTTCGAGCGCGAGAAGGACGACCCCAACTGGGCGGCCGCGCAGAACAATCTTGCCAATGTGCTTTTGAAGATCGGCGAACGCGAGAGCGATCCGAAGCGCCTCAATGAGGCGGTGGCGGCGATGCGCGCGGCGCTGGAAAAGCGCCCCCGAGACAAGCTGCCGCTCGACTGGGCCGCGTCGCAGAACAATCTCGGCCTGGCGCTCTATGCGCTCTCCGAGCGTGAAACCGCCGGCGAGCATCTGAAGGACGCGGAAGCCGCCTACCGGCTGGCGCTCGAGGAATACACGCGCGAGAAGACGCCCGTGGAATGGGCGATGGTCGAGAACAATCTCGGCAACACGCTGGTGACGCTTGGCATCCAACTCAACGACAAGGCCAAGATCAACGAGGCGGCCGATGCCTTCCGCGCCGCGCTGAAGGTCAGAACCCGCGAGACCTTCCCGGTCTCCTGGGCGACAAGCCGGCTCAACCTTGGCAACGCGCTCAGCGGTGCCGCCCGCTTCGACATGGGCACGGACACGCTCGAAGAGGCCGCCACGGCCTATGACGACGCGCTGACGGTGTTTACCCGCCAGCGCTTCCCGATGGATTGGGCATCCGCCCAGAACAATCTCGGCTCGATCTACCAGACGCTTGGCCAGCGGACCCGCGACGCGGCCAGGCTCGAACAATCGGTGGCAGCGTTCCAGGCGGCGCGGCAGGTCTATGTCAGGCGGAAATTCCCGCTCGACTGGGCCATGTGCTACTACAATCTCGGCAACACGCTGCAGCTGCTGGGCGGCGTGACGGACAAGCCCGAGCATTACAGCGAGGCGGTCGACGCCTACGGCAATGCGTTGCGCGAGTACAAGCGCGAGACCAACCCGCGGCAATGGGCCCTGGCCCAGGCCGGCCTCGGCTCGACGCTGCACTGGCTGAGCATGAGCAGTGCCGATCCCAAGATCCTGCGGGATTCGATCGCCGCGCGGCGGGCAGCCCTCGAAGTACTGACCATCGAAACAGCACCGATCGACTGGGCCAACGCCCAGAACGGCATCGGCATGAGCCTGCTCAATCTCGGCAATCTCGAACGGACCGGCAAATATCTCGACGAGGCCGAGGCGGCTTTCACGGCGACGCTGAAAGTGTTCACCAGGGAAAGCCAGCCCTTGCAGTGGGCCTTTGAACAGAACAACCTTGGCGACATCCACTGGAACCGCGCCACCTATGGTGGCGGCAAGCCGGAATATCTCAAAGCCATCGAATTCTTCGAAAACGCCAAGCAGGGTTTTACCGAAGCCGGCTACACCGTCCCAATTCCGCTGACCGACCAGAAGATCGATCTGGTGAAGAAGCAAATCGCCAAAAAGTGA
- a CDS encoding phosphoglycerate mutase, with translation MIRFALALFLLVIPVAAHATDAGWALLRDGGHVVLLRHAMVTGTTDPANFDIDSCATQMNLSARGKQQASKVGALFAARAAPIERVLSSRYCRCLDTARIAFEAEPEPFAPLDLLKGDDAQKAAQIAAIMKEIRAYSGSDNLVMVTHLEDIVALTGVSPREGEAVVVEPQGDGLRVLGRVTF, from the coding sequence ATGATCCGATTTGCCCTGGCCCTATTCCTGCTCGTCATTCCCGTCGCCGCCCATGCCACGGATGCCGGCTGGGCGCTGCTGCGCGATGGCGGCCATGTGGTGCTGCTGCGTCATGCCATGGTCACAGGCACAACCGACCCCGCCAATTTCGACATCGACAGCTGCGCCACACAGATGAATCTCTCAGCGCGCGGCAAGCAGCAGGCAAGCAAGGTCGGCGCCTTGTTTGCCGCCCGCGCCGCCCCAATCGAGCGCGTTCTGTCCAGCCGCTACTGCCGCTGCCTCGACACCGCGCGCATCGCCTTCGAGGCTGAGCCGGAGCCGTTCGCGCCGCTCGATCTGCTGAAGGGCGACGATGCGCAGAAGGCAGCGCAAATCGCTGCCATCATGAAGGAAATCCGCGCCTATTCCGGCTCCGACAATCTGGTCATGGTCACCCATCTGGAAGACATCGTGGCGCTGACCGGTGTTTCGCCGCGCGAGGGCGAGGCCGTGGTCGTCGAACCGCAAGGCGACGGTCTGCGCGTTCTCGGCCGCGTCACGTTCTGA
- a CDS encoding TonB-dependent receptor produces MQVSITLDDCDIRAPGANDGQMTRGHIRELVEQRLLVRRNEFRVLQIVPGYFQAAAPVGEPVLTRQQDGLDLPLVEGEGTFVFPDEDALASLLLSGMAPCEASTHASIFPSFLVSTSSWSGHE; encoded by the coding sequence GTGCAGGTTTCCATCACGCTCGATGACTGCGACATCCGTGCGCCCGGTGCGAACGACGGTCAAATGACGCGCGGCCACATCCGGGAGCTTGTCGAACAACGCCTTCTCGTACGCCGAAACGAATTCCGGGTTCTTCAGATCGTGCCGGGATACTTCCAGGCTGCCGCGCCGGTTGGCGAGCCAGTGCTCACCCGGCAGCAGGACGGCCTTGATCTCCCCCTTGTAGAGGGTGAGGGCACGTTCGTTTTCCCTGACGAGGACGCGCTCGCGTCCTTACTCCTGTCGGGCATGGCCCCATGCGAGGCGTCAACTCATGCGTCGATCTTCCCTTCGTTTCTCGTTTCAACGTCGTCATGGTCCGGGCACGAATGA
- a CDS encoding membrane protease subunit, stomatin/prohibitin, with translation MFDKLPDVAARHLTVVRTGRTDVAVIERDGNLHAVLAPDRKLVLWTDAGPWKVTMVDTSADLAIDPAVMRRLGQARKAELMSVHPVVDGQAGLLFVDGVLVRTLAAGVHGFWNVGRMVQVKVVDLKRQSLDVAGQEVLTKDRVTIRVNIAAEYRVVDPVKAVSAVKDFSEALYRALQYAFRKTLGGLTLDQILEKKVTVDEEAAAKVRADMAEIGVEVSDITLKDVILPGEMREILNQVVSAEKQAEANVIRRREETNATRSLLNTARVMAENPVMLRLKELEALETIAGKVERLTVHNGTGGLLNDLVKLRDS, from the coding sequence TTGTTCGACAAGCTCCCGGATGTGGCCGCGCGTCATTTGACCGTCGTTCGCACCGGGCGCACGGATGTCGCAGTCATCGAGCGTGATGGAAACCTGCACGCCGTTCTGGCGCCGGACCGCAAGCTGGTGCTGTGGACGGATGCCGGTCCGTGGAAGGTCACGATGGTCGACACTTCGGCCGACCTCGCCATCGATCCGGCGGTCATGCGCCGGCTCGGCCAGGCCCGGAAGGCGGAGCTGATGTCGGTCCATCCGGTCGTCGACGGCCAGGCCGGACTGCTGTTCGTCGACGGTGTCCTGGTGCGGACGCTTGCCGCGGGCGTGCATGGCTTCTGGAACGTCGGACGCATGGTGCAGGTGAAGGTCGTCGACCTAAAGCGCCAGTCGCTCGACGTCGCCGGGCAGGAAGTGCTGACCAAGGATCGCGTGACGATCCGCGTCAACATCGCCGCCGAATACCGGGTCGTCGACCCGGTCAAGGCGGTGAGCGCTGTGAAGGACTTCTCCGAGGCCCTCTACCGCGCCCTCCAGTACGCCTTCCGCAAGACGCTTGGCGGGCTGACGCTTGACCAGATCCTTGAAAAGAAGGTGACGGTCGACGAGGAAGCCGCTGCCAAGGTCCGTGCCGACATGGCCGAGATCGGCGTCGAGGTCAGCGATATCACGCTCAAGGATGTCATCCTGCCGGGCGAGATGCGCGAGATCCTCAACCAGGTGGTGTCGGCCGAAAAGCAGGCCGAGGCCAACGTCATCCGCCGCCGCGAGGAGACGAACGCCACGCGTTCGCTGCTCAACACCGCCCGGGTGATGGCGGAGAACCCGGTGATGCTGCGGCTGAAGGAGCTCGAGGCTCTGGAAACCATCGCCGGCAAGGTCGAGCGGCTGACCGTCCACAATGGAACGGGCGGACTGCTGAACGACCTGGTCAAGCTCCGTGACAGCTGA